The Indicator indicator isolate 239-I01 chromosome 32, UM_Iind_1.1, whole genome shotgun sequence genome segment tgaagactcaaaatccatctggatgtcttcctgtgtgacctgctctaggtgatcctgccttggcaggggggttggactggatgagctctaaggtcttttccagcccccagcattctataattctatgatcagcTGGGAAATGTTGCTGCCACTAAGTTTTCAGGCCATAATCATCAAACTAAATAGGGTAGCAGTATACAGAGGgtagaagcagcaggcagagcaggaactGCAGCTTTCCTTTGCTATCTTTTCTCAACTggcagagagaaggggagagaagctgggagCTGGTGAGCCTAGGGGGTGTTGTTTGAGTGCTGGCTGAAGGCAGCATGCCTGGTTCACCATTCACATCAGATGGTGTGAGCCCAGAGCTCCCAGGATTTCCCACATCTCCCCCTTCACCCTGTTAAACTGTCGACAAAGGACGTGTGCCTCCGCGAGGCCTGAGAAGAAAGCTAACGCCTGCTGCAccatctgcccagctctcccaggctgGGATAATGCTTTAATCAGGGGGAGCTGCTTTAGCCCCTTGGAGCCCAGGGCCATTgtgctggggatgggatggcCTTATTTAAAACCACTCATTTCATATTTCCAAGACTGAAAATTGGGTCAAATCTTCCCCCCCAGCTCTCTGTGCCCCCTGCTGCAAGCGTTCCCCTCCGCACGTGGTGCGTGGCAGGACCTGCTGTCCACTGCATCTCCTGGGACCCCTGAGAGGGAGGCACAAAGCCCTGTGCTTGACTTCAGGCTCCAGTGATGGCACAAGCACACACAGCCAGGGActgccctggctgccagcagtaTTGCTGATCACAAGCTGACAAAATAATTCAGGGAGCTGATCCTGAATAGGAGTCATCCTCCCTGGTCAGTTATAGGTCTTTGATAACCAGCAATTAAAATTGTTCCACCCTAAGtgatccctgctcactgcagaggggttggactcgatgacctttaaaggtcccttccaacccaaaacattctatgatccaTCTGAAGGTGAAATACCTTTGGGCTGGGAAGGCTGAAGATGAACATCACTGCCATGAGAAGCCAGGAAGCTGGAAGGAGCTTTGGAAGCTGCAGGTTAATGACTAGTTACAGGATCATCTCCTTTTATGCAACAGCCCTGTATCTGCTGTGTACAGACACAGGTTTCAGTCCTGGCTTAAGGTGAGGGATGCTGAGGGCAGGTGACACAGGCTGATTGTGAAATTAAAAGCTTCCTTCCTGGTTTTGAAAGGCAGATAGAGGAAACAGGGGTTTCATGACTATCATTGTAGTAAGGAACAGGTAACCAAaccctgctagcagcagcctggggttACTCCCTGTTGTAACCTCTGAGCATGGAACATGCCTTAAGGAAAAAGATTATGCCCACACACAACTCCACTTAAATCCACAGAGCTCCACATATCCTGCAGCTGAAACAGATGCACCAGAGAGCACAAGTGGGCATCTGTCAATGCAAGGCCTCACATGCCTGACAGATCTTAAAAGTGCCTGGGTTTGAGTTGAATTGtgcttggagcagcagcagagctgggaagtaACCTGGAATAGCTTGAAATAGAACCTCAAACAGGCAGCTTGAATCCTGGagtctcttccctctcttcacTGCAACACGTGGCACACACCCCAGACTGAGCAGAGCCACAGGCTCCCCCAGCATCTCTATTTACACTCCTCTTACAAGCAAATTCACAGACAAAAATTGACTTTTCACTGTATCTCAGTGGTCTGCAAATGGAAACATATTTAGGAGACTGAGGGCCAAGGGCAGAGTGAGGCATTCACAAAGTGGCATGAAATTAAACAGGACATGTTTGGGAAGGGCACCATAATCACTACATGTCACGGGCTGCAGTGGGAAAGCCCAGATTACCCAAACAAAAGCAAGGAAGAGCTCTGAATATAACTTATGAGGGGACTTTAAACAATGGAGAAGGAAATATTTCAAGCTAACACTCAGCACAAATTGGTTTTAGGCTTCTTCCCTCAATTTTACCCTCTAGTTGCCCAAAAATTATCTGGTACTGTATTCATCTAAGCACGGTTTAATGTCAATGAAAGGGTTTAGCGCCTCTAATTCTGCATCTTTGccttttcagcctctcctctggtCGTGGGCACAGAGCATTATCTCTTCCAGGGATCAGTCTTCTGTGCTTAatttcagcacagcctgggaaaAGGCAGCACATTGAGATGTCGAGGTCCCCAACATCAGGCAGGAGTTTGATGATAATGCGGCGAACGCTTTCCCACGTTCCTACCCCAGCGCCCTAATGCCAAGCCCTATTGTGTCCCACACTCCCCAGTCCACCTGCTCCTTTGGGAGCTGGGGTATTATCCCCAGGCAATTCACAGTCAATTTGCCATGCTGTAATAGATGCTTTCTCTATTGTCCCAGAGCACGCAGGGATTGGCTATCGACTGTGGGAAACTCCGAGTCGCTCAGGCTCCAGACATTTGTATGCAGCCAGGGCGTATAAATAGAGGCTCTCGCTGCTCACTTCTCCACCCGCgaaccagcagctcccagctgaaaCCAGCACTCAGGATAATGGCACCcactgctctctccctggaagTCCTAACGCCCAAAGAGAAGAACAGAGTAAGTATCTGCTGAGAGTGAGGGCAAAGAGCCGGGAAGGGCTGAACCCCTTCAGCAGCAGGTGataaagaagggaaggattcaGGCTGGCTGCTAACTCTGCTCTCCCCACCTTCTGTTACAGCTCAGGAAACCTATTGTAGAGAAACTGCGCCGGGATCGGATTAACAGCAGCATCgagcagctgaagctgctccTGGAGAAGGAGTTCCAGAGGCACCAGCCCAACTCCAAGCTGGAGAAAGCAGACATCCTGGAGATGACTGTCAGCTACCTGAAATACAGCCGAGGTGAGCACATCCCCAGCCATGCCTGCTGCCCCTACCTTTAGGCAAAGCTCCAGCCCAAGCCTCCCTGTGTaacccttctctcctctctgcccttgCAGCTTTTGCAGCTTCTGCCAAAAGCCTGCAGCAGGATTACTGTGAAGGCTATGCCTGGTGCCTCAAGGAAGCTCTGCAGTTCCTGTCTCTGCATTCAGCAAGCACAGAAACCCGCATGAAGCTGATCTGCCATTTCCAGAGGTCACAAGCAGTGCCTAAGGACTCTGGCTCTACTTCTGCACCACCTTCCACCCACCAGCCCCCAGCAAAACAAGCAGCACTGaaaccttcctgcagcctctggagGCCTTGGTAGGCCAAAGACCACTCACGTCTTTCCTGGACATTTGCTGTATTCCAGAGGAGATGGTGACTTGCTGTTCAAGTCCCCCCCACTCCTCTCATGAGTAGGGAAGAATCTTCTCCTTTTTTGCAGAGCATTACTATGCTCGGATGTCTGCTTCCCTTCTTCCAGAAGGACTGAAATGATCCCACCACGTGGAGAGAAAGTTGTTCTAAAAGAATGTGAGATGTACTCCTCCTGCTAGGAGGGCTGAGAGGTGTTGTTCAGAGAAGAACACCGACTGTTCTTAACCTTAGTGAGGTTGCATGTGTGTCTCTCTTGAGAAAGCAGTAACTTCTGAGATGTTCTGGCTAGCATTTTCACAAGTGTCCATTCAGGAGCCTTTTCCTCTGACCTGCCCCACTTGAGACTCCCAACTGTCCCAAGCTATCACAcctgtgctgcctggctgcagctgcagccatggggactccaggTGTctcaagcagagcagctgctccaaCTGGACACATCTGAAAATCTAGCTTTGCTGTGGGGGCCATAAGGGGTTCTATAATATTTATAGACTGTATTGAGCATGCTCTGAAAATGGTTAAACCATAACCCAAACTATGTAGAGGAAATTCCTCAGGATGTCTTGCTCACAACACGAGGGTACTGTTTGTGAGGTTCAGGATGTGTTTGCCTTTTATAAAGGCAAAAGCTCGATTTGATATCCTTATAGGAAAGAAAGTTACAGCTTTGCTGTCGATTTTACAGGAGATATTGATCAAAGTCTTTCATGAAAGGCAGGTGTATAAATTGTATTTGCTCTTCGGTACCCTACCATCAGGGGAGAATGTCAATTCGTTACTGTCCTCACAGGATGCTATGCCATGTTATGTGTGAGCTGCACCAACTGTGTAACCTGTGCCAGAAATTTATCTTGGAACTTCAGAAGCATCGGAAACCTTTTTTATGgtacaaaaacaaataaaaatctagTTAATAAATCCAGCAAGTGCTTGCTTCTTCAGTAGTTTGCATAGCTGACTTTGGCTGGGGTTAGAGGAAATGAGACAAAGATCTCAGTAAAAGCAAAGATGTTTAGAATTGACCTTTCACTGCCTCCCTAGATTTGTGTTCGTTGGGACTCCCTGCAATGctgtttcccacagcagagagaaTAAATAGCTCTAAAATACCAAACCCTACCTCTCTCAAGGCAGCACAAAAACATCCCAAACCAACAAGTTCTTGGGAAATTCAGAGCCAAGGGACTTGTCCATAAAGGTCACTGCAAGGCTGACCTCAGGAAGATCTATGCCCAAAGTCCCAAACACAGAAAATACCTGGGACTGATCGGTCGCTTGCCAAGGCACTTCATCGTACATCTCTTGTTCCTGTGGCATGCATCCAAGTCACAAACCAGGCTGAAACGTCTAAAGGAGAGACACATACGGATGCTGAATGGGTGTGTGTATGAGCCAGGAGTCACGCAGCTGATGGAAAAGCATCGCTGCCCTCCGAGTCACCCTAAGAGACACTGCCAGGGGGTCACAGGCTGCAAAGACTCTGCTGGGGCCTGATGCTGACCATGCACCGAGCTGGAAACTCCTCCGAGCTGGCAGCTGGTTCGCTGCTGGCTCCGTCACTGAGTGTCTCTGACGACGTCCTTTCATCTTTCCCTGGCTCTGACTTCCCACCCGTGCACTGCTGGCGCGGGTTTCAACACTTCACGGCTATCTGTCCGGGGGTCCGGTGCCGCTGCTCCGTCTCTGGGCAGTCCCTCCCGGCTGGTGTGGGCTCTGCGCCTGCGCCGCCGGCTCCCGCCTCATTCGCATAATCTATGCACCGGCCTCGTTAGTATGCAGATGTATGCGCATACATTTGCATGTCGATGAGACCAGCCGAGGAGTGGGTCGCCTTCAAAATGGCGGAGCGGGGCGGGCGAGGTAGCGGCGGTCACGGCAGTTTGGATAAGAGCATCACCCTCCCGCCCGACGAAATCTTTCGCAACCTAGAGAACGCCAAACGCTTCGCCATAGACATCGGTAACCGAGGCGGGAGCGGCggggaggagggagccaggGGGGAGGGGGCGACGCCGAGGCACGGGCGGCGGCTCTCACCCGCTGGGGGGCCGGGCCTGGGCCCCTTGCGGGCTGGCGGCCCGCAGAGCACGCTGGGAAGCGCAGTCCCCTAAGGCGCCGGTGGCGGAGCGGGCAGTCGGGGGTGCACTACAGCTCCCGGCAGCCCCCGCGGCGCGGTGGAGGCGCGGGGCACGGCGGGAACGGGAGTCCCGCCGCTCGGTGGCGGCGGGGCAGAGGCGGGAAGCGGCACTACAAGCCCCAGCGTGCCTCCCGCGGCTGCTAACGGGCCGGTGAGGGACTGCGTGGGGCTGCCCTTGGCCGTGAAGTGGGGAGAAAAACCGGAGAGGGCAGTGGGGTGTCCTGCCCGAAGGGGATCGGAGCCTGCGACCCCCACAGCAGTGCCGGAGAGCGGTGGTCACGCAGCGACCTCGAGAAAGAGGACGATGCACGGGAACCGGCTGCCCTAGGCCCGAGTggggcggcagcagcagcagcgctaCGGATCTCCCCTCGACCATCCCTCGTCCCTGTCCGCAGCGAGCAGGGTGCTGCGTGCGCCCCTCCGTGCCCCTGGCACTGACCTtgtggcagcaggagagctgggggaagCTGCGGTGCCAcctgccctgccagggcagggtggcTGCAGAGATGAGGGCGTTTGGCATGGGTTAGGGGCCTGCCGGTAGCTGGCTGTGCTTGATCCCTCAGTCGCCCCCAGAAACACCCCGtgccatggaatcatagaattatttgggtgggaaatgacctttaagatcgtcacaaccaacctttaacccagcactgccagatttccactgaaccatgtccctctgcaccacatctccacagcttttcaatccctccagcttgggtgactccaccacttccctgggcagcctgggctaggcCTTGACGACCttttaggggaagaaattgttccaaaTATCccacttaaacctcccctggcacaacctgaagcTATTTGTTCATCCTGTTATAAGCCTGAGAACATAAAATCCCTAGATGTACAACAGGCTGCACCAAGGGACAGATGGAGAAAATGCACATCAGAGTGACACCTGAGCACCACAGCAggtctgaggccaggctggggcaaaGCTGAGCTAAGCCTGTTAACAGCAGCCTTCACCTGTGCAGGGATTAGCATTCATTCTGTGGAGATCTGCACAACCCAAACCACCAGTTCACacattttgcttgttttgcagTTACTAGCTCAGTGGGAATGTTTAGTACGAAGCCAGAAGTGCTCTTCAGCCTCAGTACCATAGTGCAAGCCTCCAGCAGTCCTCTGGTTAACACTGCTCTGGGTGATGCAGATTGTCTAGTGGGGAGAAGATATTCCCCATAACACAGTCCTTGTCATAGCACAAGCCTACTTTACTCCTCCAGAAGCTCACTTGTTTTGTGCCTGCTACCTTAACAGCTGGAATTGGTCCTTTCTGTGGGTCAGACTGGAATTAGAGTTGTGGGATTAGTTATAAAGCCTGGTTACATGTCTCATCTGGTGTTCTGGATGGATTTAAGTCTTTAAAAactgggagaggaagaggataATGTATCAAGCACAGCTTTGCATTCCATTTATCTGGTGATAAATTAATTGCCAAAGCACTTCTGTCGTTGTCAGTGTTGTTGCACAAGCAGCATGGCACTCCAacaccagatgatctttaaggtcccttccaacccaagcttCTACTTAACTGCTGGGGGTCCTAATTTCAAGCCAGTTGCTTGTCACAGTTCCTTCCTGCCTTGTACAAGATGGTAAGCTTTCTGAGAGGGGTAACATGCCAGACCTTTGGCAGAGGCAAGTCACACATGCAGAACTCAATTCAACTGCATGTGCATGTTAGACCTCTAGTACTTGGAGATACAGAACCCCTGAGTGCCTTCTGGTCCTGCTGTGAGAGCATGGATGCAAAGTCAGAACTGACTCCCTCTACAGATAAGGGTGGTTATGATCTACAGCCCAGGGTACTTCCTATGTTGAGTTCAAATTAAGGGGTTTCCTCCAACAACCAAAGCAGCTTAGAGGTTTGTGAAGCAAACTGATACCTTAATCGGATCCTGATGCTCAGGAGTGGGTGAGGaggcatttttctttctcagaggaaaaaaattaaaagcttatTCTAACAAAAGTAAGCAGGCTATAACAGCATCCTACTTTCAGGCTCAAGTATCTGCTCAAGATAATTCTTAATGGGAAGCTCCAGCTCTTTTGTCCTAAGGAAGATGAGTTAATGATCTATTCAGTCTGATTTCATAAACTCACTTGTGCAGGTCAGGTGcagagacagcacagagagGGCAAGGGGTTAAAGTTCTGTTGGGCATAAACCTGGCTTGCACTGCTCATGGGAAAAGCTCCACCTTTGGAGCTGGCCATGCCAAATCTGTTTCTAGACAAAGGTTCTTTGGCTTCCTTCATTATGCATTTATCTTAATTATACCTGGTCAAGGAGATCTTAAAACCCAAGAACTCCTTGGGTAAGGCATGCATAAATATAAGTTATATTGCTAGACCTAAGCTGAGCCATTAATCATAACTTGCCATCTTTTCATTCACAGGTGGTTCATTAACCAAGTTGGCTTACTACTCCACTGTGCAGCACAAAGTGGCAAGAGTGAGATCCTTTGATCATTCTGGAAAGGTGAGAATTGTATCTTTAACCACTAGCAAACAGACTCTTAAGAGGGAAGTACTGGTCTGGCTTCTCAGAATAGAAAATTCATCTGAACCCCATCTAGTAACTTGTTCTGATACAATTTCAGCTACAACTTTCTTGTAGTTCAAGTATGACCTTCTCTAGTGTCTGATACTCTGAAGCAATCACAgcagaaatgtttattttcaacCCACATTCTAGGCTGCACTGACACAGCCTTCCCTAAGAGCTGTACTGCTCCCAAGTCTATGGGTCACacttcatagattcacagaatggtttgacttggaaggaatcttaaagatcatccagttccagcctccctgccatgggcaggaacaccaccacaactggaggcagtgcagaggggcagaatcctctccctgctttggatgcagcccagcacacagctgccttctgggctgccagtgaccattgctggcttgtGGGGAGTTAATCatcacctgacacccccaagtccttctctagACTCCTCTCAGGCCACTCCTTGCCCAaaccaggtgcaggaccttgcacttggccttgttgaacttcatgaggttggcttggggcCACCTCTTCAGCatctccaagtccctctggatgaagCCCTTCCTATTCCAGAGGAAATTAACTATTAACACGGGCTTGGCAATTATATTTACTTTGTAAGCTCAATATAGGTCTAGATCTCAATTCCTGTGATGATCCATATGTGTTCTCTTCACTGAGAGACTGATTGCAGAgcttcagagctgtgcagcccaCACACAGGCAAACTCAGTTCCACTCCCTGCCTTCTAGAAGTGCTTCTATTGCCAGTCAGtgttttaaataattattttctaggCAGGTGAGCGTGGTACTTCCAGTTAAAAAGCCACACTTCCTATTAAAGAGAGATATCTTGTACATGTCTGATGCATGGAGAATTGATTATATTCTCAGCTGAAGGGAAAAATCAACATCTGTTGAAGCTGTATTGTTCTTTGCAAGCTTGGGATGTTATGTTTTTGATAGCATTCATGCAGCTTCCAGCCAGAGGAAGCACAGTAGTGATGTTTAGCTCAACATATGACCTCGTTTCAGGAGGATTTGAATGATGTCCAagatgctttttctcttttaaaggaCATAGAGAATGAGCCTTTGTATGAAATCTCAGTTCAGGAGGAGATTACAGCTCGACTCCACTTCATTAAGTTTGAAAACACTTACATCGAAACCTGCCTAGATTTcatcaaagatcatcttgtcaaCACAGAGACAAAAGTCATCAAAGCCACAGGTGGTGGTGCCTATAAATTCAAAGATCTTATTGAGAAGAAACTGGGATTGAAGTAAGTGCAACTGTTCAAACTCTTTTAAAGTATATTGCTACTTGGATGAGATTTTTAGTAGGCTAACTTTCCATTTGCCCATCTGCCCTCAAAAGCCATCCACACCCAGAGTGAAGGGGTAAAAATATGTGCATGCATCTGGGTCAGAGCAGGCTGAGTTGGCTTAGCagggagcagaagctgcagaaagATAACCCTATCAGTGACTGacaggagaggggcaggaacAGAGCCAGGCAAGAACACAGCCTTCAGGAAAGTAAAAGGAGGAAGCAGGAACTCTGTAGGAGCAGAGAACCAGATACACAAAACCTACAGTTGTATACAAATGAAGTCATATTCTGAATAAGTAATTAATAAACTCATTACTAAGAAGAACTTTAATTAGGAGTCTTTGTAGTGAGGTGTGTTGAATTGTGCCAGGCTTTCTACTTGGAGTCTGAATCCACAAGACAACTTCATTGCTACAAGCCAAAATATTGCTGGCAAACACTTTCCCCTGGATGTACTTAATCCTTGTAGTTGTCTAGGTgcatggaatggctcaggttggaaggcacctccaaaatcacctactccaacctccctgccatgggcagggacacctctcaactagactcagctgctcaaggcctcatccagcctggccttgaacactcccagggaggaggcagccacagcctccctgggcagcctgtgccagagcctcaccaccctcatactgaagagcttcttcctcagctccagtctaaccctgctctgcctcagcttcaaaccattcctccttggcctctctctagacaccctgatgagaagtccctctgcagccttcctgtaggatcccttcagcaaatggaaggctgctctaaggtcccccagcatcttttcttctccaggctgaacagccccagctccctcagcctggcctcacagcagaggtgttgtAGCCCTTGgaccatccttgtggcctcctctgggctggCTCCAACAGGCTCTCAGGTtagagctgcagaagcatttgCCATTGCCAGCAGCGAtgaacacagcacagccatTTACAGACAGCTCCTCCCTGAGCTTCATGCACAGGCACAGGCCTGCAGGAGACTAAAGGGCAGCCTCATGAATTTACAGCCTGATAAATTCACTATTCAAACACCTTTATCAAACACCACACAGTACAAAGCTGCTGGAAGGACAGATAAACACATCACCAATTTACACCAATATAAACCACTACCTGCTGTTGCTGGGGAGACCTTcaaagcacctctcctgttatCACTCTCAACAGTTCAGCCTTCAGTTCCTGAAGCAGTGACTTCACCTTCTTTTATGCTACTTTGTCAAAAGACTTTCTTCCTCTGATAGGGTTCTGTGAACTGCTTTTCAACCCAGCCTCCATCAGCCCTCGATTGGCTGTTACTAAACACCAATTAACCAAGACACAAGGAGGCAGTTCCCCCTTTTCTCATCTGGTGcatctgggttttgtttctttgatgaTGTTTTTTTGCTCTCATGACATACTTAATTGGTCCCCAGCCCCAAAAAGCAGCATCTGCCCCATCCTGACAAGCATGCAGCATTAATTGAGAGGGATGGCTGTGCTTTGGTGAAGCGTTTTCAGCAAGCTTTGTGGCACTACATGTGAGAAATTTAGCACAAATCAGTAACTTGATTGAAGTTGACAGAAGTCAGTAAGTGGCAGCTGACTTAACTGCATCATGCAGCTTATCTGACTTCTGTCTCATGTTCCCAGACTCCCTCCTCAGCATATGTGCAGCTGTGAATCCTCTTACTCTTgtgagagggtttttttcctcctgtgtttGGTAATCCCAGTATCAAGCACCTCACAGGCTGTCATAAACCAGTACTGAAGTGTTGAGGAGGAGACCTTTTATTTTTGTACTTATTAacaaggaaggggaagagcAATAGAAACTTATTGCTTGGTAGGAAGTTGTTTGGTTAGTTAAATTTGCAGACAGGTTCATTTCCAGGTTTACTTTATGGCTTGGGTGCACATaaacctgggcagcagcagggctctgcagaagcagTGTAAACAAACAGGATTCTTTTTAatgccagggaggttaaagtcACTGTGTAACTACAGGCTGACTTGGGGCTGTGAGTCCTGGCATGGAAGATCCAGCACTCCAGGTTTCCTGCATTTTTGCCACCTGCTGGGGTGGGAATTCCCATCCTGGGTGTAAAGCCTTTAAGAACCTGCTTGTCAGTGACAGTGAAAACCATTgaaggttggttggttgttgttttttctcccccttcccctcagAGTAGATAAAGAAGATGTTATGACCTGCTTGATTAAAGGCTGCAACTTTGTCCTGAGGAACATACCCCACGAAGTGTTTGCATACCAGAAGGACTCAGACACAGAATTCCGGTTCCAGACAAACCACCCCAACATTTTCCCTTACCTGCTGGTGAACATTGGCTCAGGAGTCTCTATAGTGAAGGTGAGTGGTGGCTGAAAATGCTCTGTGGTAAACTTGGATGAAGGTGACCTGAAACATCTTTACTGGGTGAGATTTGTAGTTGTCCCTTCTTGGgtttagaaagaaaattatgattttatgtttggagtttttttacCATTTCTTCTGGAGTTTTGAATTCTTTTCCCATCCACTACCACAGACTCCTTTTAATCACATTTGATGTGATGCTCTTCTGGAGTTTTGAATTCTTTCTCATCCAGTGCCACAGTTGAATCACATTTAATTTGGTGCTTAGAGAAGTTGTTACATTAACAAATTAAGACAAAGGCTGCCACATCAGAGGGGGTTtgaatatttgtttgttttggtacACTGTTGAGGGGACCAAATTTGATGTCTATATTGAAGGTTATTGGCCAAGAATTAAATACAAAGCTGCTGGTGGGGTAAATATGTGGAACATGTACCACTGGAGAGCTTCTCATCTGCTGTTTGCACAGTGCCCTAGTTCCACCCACACTATTGCCACTGTTCAAAAGGCTCTCATGGCTTTATAATGACAATGTGTTTATAGTGACAAGAAGACTCTCTGGACAAATCTGTTTTGTGTTATTGCCAGGTagaaacagaagacaaattTGAGTGGATTGGAGGGAGCTCAAttggaggtggaaccttctggggTCTTGGAGCTCTGCTCACAAAAACAAAGGTATTCATGGGAGATGGGATGCTGAGAGGAAGCTTGAAATGTTGGAATGCTGAACTCTGTGAATAGGGAGAAGTATTTATTTTAAGCAACCAGAAATCCAGAATGAGTGTGCTAGAAGATGGGAAGTCTGCCTCCTGGGGAGGGTTTACCCTTTTACTAAAGAACTGCTGCCCTTGTGCAGGAACagaacacagctctgcagtgctcaggaTGATTTTCATACTCTCCTTCAGGTGCTTGTGCTCCTACACTATTAGATCAGGCTGAATCCTTGACTTAGGTTCATATTTTCAATGCTTCTGATGCATAACAGGGAGAGTTCAATGCATAAAGATACTTGTAGAGTATAGGGACAAAAATAATAAGATGCTCAGAGGTAGCAAAATCCTGCTTGGGACTCAAGGAGTTTGTCCCCAAGGACAAATGATGTCTGTAATGCAGAGAAGAACCTCCTCAAACTGACctgttaatgtttttttttttttttgcctgcctGGTTCCTGCACTGCTATCTGCAGAGGCAAAGCAGAGAGCACCCAATTCCTGCCAAATGTCTGGGAGTAGAGAGGAGGAATTCTGAGTCTTTGTTCCACAGGCTGCTTTCAGGAGTTCATCACTCAGATCTCAGCTTGGTGATCTGCCAGAGTAAGGCCTGATTTAGCACTGCCCTGCCTAGCTCAGCTCTTCAATCATGCTGCTTTGTTGCTGTCTCAGCAGCTTA includes the following:
- the LOC128977431 gene encoding transcription factor HES-5-like — its product is MAPTALSLEVLTPKEKNRLRKPIVEKLRRDRINSSIEQLKLLLEKEFQRHQPNSKLEKADILEMTVSYLKYSRAFAASAKSLQQDYCEGYAWCLKEALQFLSLHSASTETRMKLICHFQRSQAVPKDSGSTSAPPSTHQPPAKQAALKPSCSLWRPW